From Bacillus pumilus, one genomic window encodes:
- the mntR gene encoding transcriptional regulator MntR, with the protein MTTPSMEDYIEQIYMLIEEKGYARVSDIAEALAVHPSSVTKMVQKLDKDEYLIYEKYRGLILTPKGKKIGKRLVYRHELLEQFLRIIGVDEEKIYDDVEGIEHHLSWNSIDRIGDLVQFFEENDERSVQLKAIQKKNEQTNQES; encoded by the coding sequence ATGACTACACCTAGTATGGAAGATTACATTGAACAAATATATATGCTGATAGAAGAAAAAGGATATGCCAGAGTCTCTGATATTGCAGAAGCACTCGCTGTCCATCCCTCCTCTGTAACAAAAATGGTTCAGAAGCTAGATAAAGATGAATACCTCATTTATGAGAAGTATCGTGGTCTAATTTTAACCCCGAAAGGCAAAAAAATTGGAAAACGTCTCGTATACAGACATGAACTGCTAGAGCAATTTTTAAGAATCATTGGTGTAGATGAAGAGAAAATTTATGATGATGTAGAAGGCATTGAACATCATCTCAGCTGGAACAGCATTGACCGCATCGGCGATCTCGTTCAATTCTTTGAAGAAAACGACGAGCGATCTGTTCAGCTGAAAGCGATTCAAAAGAAAAACGAACAAACAAATCAAGAATCTTAA
- the gcvT gene encoding glycine cleavage system aminomethyltransferase GcvT, whose protein sequence is MLKRTPLFHAYETFGAKTIDFGGWELPVQFSSIKEEHEAVRTKAGLFDVSHMGEVEIKGQDALPFLQRLLTNDVSKLTDGKALYTAMCYEDGGTVDDLLVYQKEKNNYLLVINASNIEKDVDWLLQHQNENDVLIQNVSDQIALLALQGPLAADIMKDVADEEVTSLKPFTFLSKAEVAQKEVLVSRTGYTGEDGFEIYCQSEDAVHIWSALLEAGKPKGLIPCGLGARDTLRFEARLPLYGQELTKDISPLEGGIGFAVKTDKEANFIGKEALKKQKEEGAKRKLVGIEMIDKGIPRTDYPVFSGEKQIGVVTTGTQSPTLKKNVGLALIESSQAQLQAEVEVQVRKKRLKAKIVSTPFYKRAK, encoded by the coding sequence ATGTTGAAACGAACACCGCTTTTTCATGCGTATGAAACGTTTGGCGCAAAAACCATTGACTTCGGGGGCTGGGAATTACCTGTCCAATTTTCTTCCATTAAAGAAGAACATGAAGCTGTTCGAACAAAAGCAGGGCTTTTTGATGTGTCTCACATGGGTGAGGTGGAAATCAAAGGTCAAGATGCCCTTCCTTTTTTACAAAGGTTATTAACCAATGATGTGTCTAAGCTGACAGACGGTAAGGCACTATATACAGCCATGTGCTATGAAGATGGCGGGACGGTGGATGATCTGCTCGTCTATCAAAAAGAAAAGAACAATTATTTGCTTGTCATTAATGCATCAAATATTGAAAAAGATGTGGATTGGCTGCTTCAGCATCAAAATGAGAACGACGTATTGATCCAAAATGTCTCTGATCAAATCGCCTTGCTAGCCCTTCAAGGACCTCTTGCTGCTGACATTATGAAAGATGTGGCGGATGAAGAGGTGACATCTCTCAAGCCATTTACATTTTTATCAAAAGCTGAGGTCGCTCAAAAAGAAGTGCTTGTTTCAAGAACGGGCTACACAGGGGAGGACGGCTTTGAAATCTACTGCCAGTCAGAAGATGCGGTCCACATCTGGTCGGCTTTATTAGAAGCAGGCAAGCCAAAAGGGTTAATACCGTGCGGGCTCGGTGCACGTGACACCTTGAGATTTGAAGCAAGACTTCCGCTTTATGGCCAGGAGCTGACAAAGGATATCTCTCCATTAGAAGGCGGGATTGGCTTTGCTGTCAAAACGGATAAAGAAGCCAATTTTATTGGCAAAGAAGCGCTCAAAAAGCAAAAAGAAGAGGGAGCGAAGCGAAAGCTTGTCGGCATTGAAATGATCGATAAAGGGATTCCGCGCACAGACTATCCGGTCTTTTCAGGAGAAAAGCAGATTGGGGTTGTCACAACGGGCACACAATCCCCAACACTAAAGAAAAATGTCGGGCTTGCTTTGATCGAATCTTCTCAGGCGCAGCTTCAGGCAGAGGTGGAAGTACAAGTTCGCAAAAAACGTCTAAAAGCTAAAATCGTCTCGACACCATTTTATAAAAGAGCCAAATAA
- a CDS encoding patatin-like phospholipase family protein — protein sequence MKIDGVFSGGGIKGAALAGAYEALEARGYQFVRLAGTSAGAIIASLIAAGFTSQEIRELLDEMDEHHLLDRRCQFIPFKMLRWVSIYWRLGLYKGDRLEKWLTDVLKRKGVTVFGDLKKDSLKIVASDLTNGKILVLPDDLPSYGLNPERFSVARAIRMSCSLPYFFEPVKLRSSKGICTIVDGGVLSNFPIWLFAEEKKRPFVGVTLTPNEKERPQHSIRNAFELFGALFETMRGAHDERHIATKHERHVIFIPVEHVIATDFHLMTEKKKALVDLGRQKAEQFLKSWTF from the coding sequence ATGAAGATAGATGGTGTGTTCTCAGGTGGAGGCATTAAAGGGGCAGCACTTGCGGGTGCCTATGAAGCGCTTGAAGCGAGAGGATATCAATTTGTCCGTCTTGCTGGTACAAGTGCTGGAGCGATCATTGCTTCACTCATCGCAGCAGGTTTTACAAGTCAGGAGATTCGGGAGCTTTTAGATGAAATGGATGAACATCATTTGCTTGATAGGAGATGCCAATTCATTCCGTTTAAAATGCTCAGGTGGGTATCCATTTACTGGCGCCTCGGTCTGTACAAAGGCGACCGGCTGGAAAAATGGCTGACAGATGTGTTGAAACGAAAAGGGGTCACCGTATTTGGAGATCTCAAAAAAGATTCGCTGAAAATTGTTGCCTCTGATTTAACAAATGGGAAAATCCTCGTGCTGCCAGACGACCTTCCTTCATACGGCTTAAATCCAGAGCGCTTTTCCGTTGCAAGGGCGATTCGGATGAGTTGCAGCCTGCCGTATTTTTTCGAGCCTGTCAAACTAAGGTCATCAAAAGGCATTTGTACCATTGTGGATGGAGGAGTGCTTAGCAATTTTCCAATTTGGTTGTTTGCGGAAGAGAAAAAAAGACCGTTCGTCGGTGTCACATTAACCCCAAACGAAAAAGAACGCCCTCAACACTCCATCCGCAATGCGTTTGAACTGTTTGGCGCTCTTTTTGAAACGATGCGTGGTGCTCATGACGAAAGACACATTGCCACAAAACACGAACGTCATGTTATTTTTATTCCTGTAGAACACGTCATTGCCACTGATTTTCATCTGATGACAGAAAAGAAAAAGGCGCTTGTCGATCTAGGCAGACAGAAAGCCGAGCAATTTTTAAAAAGCTGGACATTTTAA
- a CDS encoding rhodanese-like domain-containing protein, with amino-acid sequence MFNYIVLSLCGLFVLYSIGSYIYQQRIMKTLTEAEFIKGYRKAQLIDVREPNEFEGGHILGARNIPLSQLKQRKNEIRPDKPVYLYCQNNLRSGKAAQTLRKNGCREIYNLKGGFKKWGGRIKTKN; translated from the coding sequence ATATTCAACTATATCGTCCTCTCACTTTGTGGACTTTTCGTTCTTTATTCCATCGGCAGCTACATTTATCAGCAGCGCATTATGAAAACGCTGACGGAAGCAGAATTTATTAAAGGTTACCGCAAAGCTCAACTCATTGATGTGAGAGAGCCAAATGAGTTTGAAGGCGGACATATTTTAGGGGCAAGAAACATCCCCCTTTCCCAGCTAAAGCAGCGCAAAAATGAAATTCGTCCTGACAAGCCTGTTTATCTCTATTGCCAAAACAATTTAAGAAGCGGAAAAGCAGCTCAAACTTTACGTAAAAACGGCTGTCGTGAGATTTATAATTTAAAAGGCGGCTTTAAAAAATGGGGCGGCCGCATCAAAACAAAGAACTAA
- a CDS encoding SA1362 family protein, producing MNRRVHPAFTIIFALGILGFVYLLTTNPGRLFTMLLSVVIIGAALFFLFRWLMNRRTGTEGNLYRKAVKQSKRRYQQPKPKTKSQMKNRVTHLRSVPTDHKSKPVLLKKKSQTQLTVIEGKKNKKKNRALF from the coding sequence ATGAATCGCCGAGTACATCCTGCTTTTACCATTATTTTCGCTTTAGGTATTTTGGGATTTGTGTATTTACTCACAACGAATCCAGGCAGACTTTTTACAATGCTGCTATCAGTTGTGATCATTGGAGCGGCTCTATTTTTCCTATTTAGATGGCTGATGAATCGAAGAACTGGAACAGAGGGCAATCTTTATCGTAAAGCAGTCAAACAATCAAAACGTCGCTACCAGCAGCCTAAACCAAAAACGAAAAGCCAGATGAAAAATCGGGTCACTCATTTGCGAAGCGTGCCGACTGACCACAAGTCTAAGCCCGTCCTTCTCAAAAAGAAAAGCCAAACACAGTTAACTGTGATTGAAGGCAAGAAAAACAAAAAGAAAAATCGCGCCTTGTTTTAA
- the gcvPA gene encoding aminomethyl-transferring glycine dehydrogenase subunit GcvPA, giving the protein MKHRYLPQTEQDQKEMLDVIGVQSIDELFSDIPEKVRFKGAYNIKPAASETELVRELSRLAAKNKDTVSYASFLGAGVYDHYQPVIVDHVISRSEFYTAYTPYQPEISQGELQAIFEFQTMIAELTGMDLANSSMYDGGTALAEAAMLAAGHTKKKKVVVSETVHPESRAVLKTYAKGQHIEVVEVPAKKGQTDLAALEKAVCDDTAAVLVQYPNFFGVVEPLKDIEPIAHKGKSLFIVSSNPLALGLLTPPGKLGADIVVGDAQPFGIPAAFGGPHCGYFAVTKKLMRKVPGRLVGQTEDENGVRGFVLTLQAREQHIRRDKATSNICSNQALNALAASVAMTALGKTGIKDIAYQNVQKAHYAKTQAQTYGLLADVEGAHFNEFVIKLQEPVKEANKRLLEKGIIGGYDLGIDYPELQHHMLVAVTELRTKEEIDTFIKELGDRHE; this is encoded by the coding sequence ATGAAGCACAGGTATCTGCCGCAAACAGAGCAAGATCAAAAAGAAATGCTGGATGTCATCGGCGTTCAGTCGATTGATGAGCTTTTTTCAGATATCCCAGAAAAAGTGAGATTTAAAGGAGCATACAACATTAAACCAGCCGCATCTGAAACAGAGCTCGTAAGGGAATTATCCCGATTAGCTGCAAAGAATAAAGATACGGTTTCCTATGCATCGTTTCTTGGTGCCGGTGTATATGATCATTACCAGCCTGTTATTGTTGATCATGTCATCTCACGTTCTGAATTTTATACAGCATACACACCTTATCAGCCGGAGATTTCGCAAGGTGAATTACAGGCCATTTTTGAATTTCAAACAATGATTGCTGAGCTGACGGGTATGGATCTTGCTAACTCCTCGATGTATGATGGCGGGACGGCATTAGCTGAAGCGGCGATGCTCGCTGCGGGACATACAAAAAAGAAAAAAGTGGTTGTTTCTGAAACGGTTCATCCTGAATCAAGAGCAGTGCTAAAAACATACGCCAAAGGACAGCACATCGAAGTTGTTGAAGTGCCTGCGAAAAAAGGGCAGACGGATCTAGCAGCATTAGAGAAGGCCGTCTGCGACGATACAGCAGCAGTTCTTGTGCAATATCCAAACTTTTTTGGTGTCGTCGAACCGTTAAAAGACATTGAACCTATTGCGCATAAAGGGAAAAGTCTGTTCATTGTCTCAAGCAATCCGCTTGCACTCGGGTTACTGACGCCGCCAGGAAAACTTGGGGCAGACATTGTCGTTGGTGATGCACAGCCGTTTGGCATTCCAGCAGCGTTTGGCGGACCGCATTGCGGATATTTTGCTGTGACGAAAAAGTTGATGCGAAAAGTGCCAGGTCGTTTAGTGGGGCAGACAGAAGACGAAAATGGTGTTCGTGGGTTTGTGCTGACCCTTCAAGCGCGTGAGCAGCATATTCGGAGAGATAAAGCGACGTCCAATATTTGTTCGAATCAGGCATTAAATGCATTAGCCGCTTCCGTTGCCATGACAGCACTCGGAAAAACAGGCATCAAAGACATCGCCTATCAAAACGTGCAAAAAGCGCACTATGCTAAGACGCAGGCTCAAACATATGGACTGCTTGCTGATGTAGAAGGGGCCCATTTTAATGAATTTGTGATCAAATTACAAGAGCCTGTGAAAGAAGCCAATAAACGATTGCTTGAAAAAGGAATCATCGGCGGCTATGACTTAGGGATAGACTACCCAGAGCTTCAACATCACATGCTTGTCGCCGTAACAGAGCTAAGAACGAAAGAAGAAATTGATACGTTCATTAAGGAATTGGGGGATCGCCATGAATAA
- the gcvPB gene encoding aminomethyl-transferring glycine dehydrogenase subunit GcvPB, producing the protein MNKQDQPLIFELSKEGRIGYSLPDLDVPEQEIPSLFDDTYIRHEDAELPEVSELDIMRHYTALSRRNHGVDSGFYPLGSCTMKYNPKINEKVARLAGFAQVHPLQEADTVQGALELLHDLGAHLEEITGMDAVTLQPAAGAHGEWTGLMMIRAYHEARGDHKRTKVIVPDSAHGTNPASATVAGFETITVASDTNGLVDLEDLRRVVNEETAALMLTNPNTLGLFEENILEMAEIVHGAGGKLYYDGANLNAVLSRARPGDMGFDVVHLNLHKTFTGPHGGGGPGSGPVGVKKDLIPYLPKPVLVKKEGRFYFDDDRPESIGRVKPFYGNFGINVRAYAYIRSMGPDGLKAVTDNAVLNANYMMRRLSAHFDLPFDRHCKHEFVLSGKRQKKLGVRTLDIAKRLLDFGYHPPTIYFPLNVEECIMIEPTETESKETLDAFIEAMIQIAKEAEENPEVVQEAPHTTVVKRMDETKAARNPVLVFER; encoded by the coding sequence ATGAATAAACAAGATCAGCCGCTTATTTTTGAATTATCCAAAGAAGGAAGAATTGGTTATAGCCTGCCTGATTTAGATGTACCTGAACAGGAGATCCCGTCTTTATTTGATGACACGTATATCCGTCATGAGGATGCTGAGCTTCCTGAAGTATCTGAGCTTGATATCATGCGTCATTATACAGCATTATCAAGACGTAATCATGGGGTCGATTCCGGATTTTATCCTCTTGGCTCTTGTACGATGAAATATAATCCTAAGATTAATGAAAAGGTCGCACGCCTTGCAGGCTTCGCGCAAGTCCATCCACTACAGGAGGCAGACACTGTGCAAGGTGCATTAGAGTTACTCCACGACCTGGGTGCTCATCTTGAAGAAATTACTGGGATGGACGCTGTGACATTACAGCCTGCGGCAGGAGCACACGGGGAATGGACAGGACTCATGATGATCCGTGCGTACCATGAAGCAAGAGGAGACCATAAGCGAACAAAAGTCATTGTGCCTGATTCTGCCCATGGAACGAACCCGGCATCTGCGACAGTGGCCGGATTTGAAACCATTACCGTCGCATCTGATACGAATGGGCTTGTTGATTTAGAGGACCTGCGCCGTGTTGTCAATGAAGAAACAGCTGCTTTAATGCTGACGAATCCGAATACACTCGGCCTATTCGAAGAAAATATTTTAGAAATGGCTGAAATCGTTCATGGAGCTGGCGGTAAGCTTTATTATGACGGAGCCAACTTGAATGCCGTTTTAAGCAGAGCAAGACCGGGGGATATGGGATTTGATGTCGTTCACTTAAATCTTCATAAAACCTTTACAGGTCCACACGGAGGCGGAGGCCCTGGTTCAGGTCCTGTTGGTGTAAAAAAGGATTTGATTCCGTACTTGCCAAAGCCGGTACTTGTGAAGAAGGAAGGCCGCTTTTACTTTGATGATGATCGACCAGAATCAATTGGCCGCGTGAAGCCGTTCTATGGCAACTTTGGCATTAACGTCAGAGCATATGCGTACATTCGCTCTATGGGTCCAGACGGCCTAAAGGCTGTAACGGATAATGCCGTGTTAAATGCGAACTATATGATGCGCCGCTTAAGTGCTCATTTCGATTTGCCATTTGACCGTCACTGTAAGCATGAATTTGTCCTTTCAGGTAAACGTCAGAAAAAATTAGGTGTGCGGACACTCGATATTGCTAAACGATTACTTGATTTTGGCTATCATCCGCCAACGATCTACTTCCCGCTCAATGTAGAGGAATGTATCATGATTGAACCAACTGAAACAGAATCAAAAGAAACTCTTGATGCCTTCATCGAAGCGATGATTCAGATTGCCAAAGAAGCAGAAGAGAATCCAGAAGTGGTACAGGAAGCGCCGCATACGACGGTCGTCAAACGAATGGACGAAACAAAGGCCGCGCGGAATCCAGTCCTCGTTTTTGAAAGATAA
- a CDS encoding lipoate--protein ligase family protein: MQKEKWCFIDTGNQDPAFNMAMDEALLYWHSEKLIPPVIRFYGWNPATLSVGYFQHVEKEINMEAVERYGLGFVRRPTGGRGVLHDQELTYSVIVSEEHPEMPATVTEAYRVISEGILEGFKELGLDAYFAIPRTDKEKESLKNPRSSVCFDAPSWYELVVEGRKVAGSAQTRQKGVILQHGSILIDLDEDKLFDLFLYPNDRVRERMQRSFKNKAVAINEISDRTCTIDDARVAFKRGFEKGLNIELVPYELTDEELAFVHHLAKTKYASDEWNYKR; encoded by the coding sequence ATGCAAAAAGAGAAATGGTGTTTCATTGATACAGGAAATCAAGACCCAGCCTTTAACATGGCAATGGATGAAGCCTTGCTTTATTGGCATAGTGAGAAGCTCATCCCGCCTGTCATCCGTTTTTATGGATGGAATCCGGCGACATTGTCTGTTGGGTATTTTCAGCATGTTGAAAAGGAAATCAACATGGAAGCAGTCGAGCGCTATGGTCTTGGGTTTGTCCGCAGACCAACTGGAGGGCGGGGGGTTCTTCATGATCAGGAGCTGACCTACAGCGTGATTGTGTCAGAGGAACATCCAGAAATGCCAGCGACGGTGACAGAGGCATACCGCGTCATTTCAGAAGGCATTTTAGAGGGCTTTAAAGAACTGGGACTCGATGCATATTTTGCCATTCCTCGTACAGATAAAGAAAAAGAAAGCTTAAAAAATCCAAGATCGTCTGTATGCTTCGATGCTCCTTCCTGGTATGAGCTTGTCGTAGAAGGCAGAAAGGTAGCAGGCAGTGCTCAAACGAGACAAAAAGGAGTGATCCTCCAGCACGGCTCCATCTTAATTGACCTTGATGAGGACAAATTGTTCGATTTATTTCTTTATCCAAACGACCGTGTGAGAGAGCGGATGCAGCGGAGCTTTAAAAACAAAGCGGTCGCCATCAATGAAATCTCAGACCGAACCTGTACAATAGACGATGCGCGTGTTGCGTTTAAACGAGGATTTGAAAAAGGGTTAAATATTGAGCTTGTGCCTTATGAGCTGACAGATGAAGAATTAGCGTTTGTTCATCATCTCGCCAAAACGAAATATGCCTCAGACGAGTGGAATTACAAGCGTTAA